The following are encoded together in the Bacteroidales bacterium MB20-C3-3 genome:
- a CDS encoding putative porin — MAKRTYNISMVTVSIAALLAALLTFSYAPAQNREVNDSLQTKLTRAQKDSIQAVKDSIRDAKPMYLESYFIPDSLKFKKIILWNHDSYLNRINKMLKQDTTADYNYHFLPFMKRDVGAEYLGVSGSASRYRNYFLREEVRDFTPFDPYIMYSFTKESHPFYNVKTPHTEFGYRGTLFAERVKEESNVHVLSTQNISPSMNITILYDRWGGKGILTKEATDNRTFSLTSNYLGKRYVMHGGYIFQSVKRDENGGIVDDRLVLDTLVEPREIPYNLNTAHNRLKRNSIFLTQSYGFPIKFSKGKDSKIEEGTAAYIGHSFEFATYYKLYTDKIDPSDTKGVAYYNEKFFIDPVESYDSVRLNKIENRVFLRIQPFSQSSIVSNLEGGVGHKYLSYFNYRPEFDSLGVKMDRYNNTYAYFGASGVFRKYFKWDGLAKIGLTGYEAGDIGVDANAKLSLFPFKEGIHLDAKFKFENKSPEPLQRYFYSNHFKWDNEFGKTTETRIEAFMEIPVANLSASFGYSLTDNLIYYDKKGEIKQHLGILNVMAASLNYNFRLSSFHFHNRFLLQLTSDATVVPLPLLSANLRYFFQFNIVKNVMTMQLGADVTYHTKYYAPAYNPATGQFHIQDEREIGSVPYIDVFANVQWKKATIFIKYLNTAQGWPTGDYFSAHHYTMPRRTIQIGINWPFYVK, encoded by the coding sequence ATGGCTAAAAGAACATACAATATATCTATGGTGACAGTGAGCATTGCAGCCTTATTGGCTGCTCTGCTCACTTTCAGTTATGCACCTGCTCAAAACAGAGAGGTTAATGACTCTTTGCAAACAAAATTAACACGAGCCCAAAAGGATTCAATCCAGGCAGTTAAGGATAGTATCCGGGATGCAAAACCAATGTACCTGGAGAGTTATTTTATTCCGGATTCGCTGAAATTTAAAAAAATAATACTGTGGAATCACGATAGTTACCTGAACAGGATCAATAAGATGCTAAAGCAGGATACTACCGCTGACTACAACTACCATTTTCTCCCTTTCATGAAGCGAGATGTTGGTGCTGAGTATCTTGGTGTCTCCGGTTCTGCTTCAAGGTACAGAAACTATTTTCTAAGAGAGGAGGTGAGAGATTTCACCCCTTTCGATCCCTATATCATGTACAGCTTTACAAAGGAGAGTCATCCCTTTTACAATGTAAAGACTCCACACACAGAATTTGGATACAGAGGGACGCTTTTTGCTGAGCGGGTAAAAGAGGAGAGCAATGTTCATGTTTTGTCCACACAGAATATCTCACCCTCAATGAATATTACAATCCTTTACGACAGATGGGGAGGCAAGGGAATACTTACTAAGGAGGCAACAGATAACAGAACCTTCTCCCTAACATCCAACTATTTGGGCAAAAGATATGTAATGCACGGCGGATATATATTTCAATCTGTTAAGAGGGATGAAAATGGGGGTATAGTTGACGACAGACTTGTTCTTGACACTCTTGTTGAGCCAAGGGAAATTCCATACAATTTGAATACTGCTCACAACAGGCTAAAAAGAAACTCAATATTTCTTACACAATCCTATGGTTTTCCTATAAAATTCTCTAAAGGGAAAGATTCAAAAATTGAGGAGGGAACTGCAGCTTATATCGGACACTCATTTGAATTTGCTACTTATTATAAACTATACACAGATAAGATTGATCCCTCTGACACTAAAGGTGTCGCCTATTACAACGAAAAATTTTTTATTGACCCTGTTGAGAGCTATGACTCGGTAAGGCTTAATAAAATTGAGAACCGTGTCTTTCTCAGAATTCAGCCTTTTTCACAAAGTTCTATTGTATCTAACCTTGAGGGGGGAGTTGGCCATAAGTACCTCTCCTATTTTAACTACAGGCCTGAATTTGATTCGCTTGGCGTTAAAATGGATCGTTACAATAATACCTATGCATACTTTGGTGCATCAGGAGTTTTTAGAAAATATTTCAAATGGGACGGTTTGGCAAAGATTGGATTAACCGGTTATGAGGCAGGTGATATTGGAGTTGATGCAAATGCTAAACTATCTTTATTCCCGTTTAAAGAGGGCATTCACCTGGATGCAAAATTTAAGTTTGAGAACAAAAGTCCCGAGCCGTTACAGAGATATTTTTACTCGAATCACTTCAAATGGGATAATGAATTTGGGAAAACCACAGAGACGAGAATTGAGGCATTCATGGAAATTCCAGTTGCTAATTTAAGCGCATCCTTTGGTTACTCACTGACAGACAATTTAATTTATTACGATAAAAAGGGAGAGATAAAACAGCACTTAGGAATTTTAAATGTGATGGCTGCCTCTCTAAATTATAATTTCAGACTCAGTAGTTTTCATTTTCACAACAGATTCCTTCTGCAGTTGACATCTGATGCAACTGTTGTTCCGTTACCTCTTCTCAGTGCAAACCTGAGGTACTTCTTTCAGTTCAATATTGTCAAAAATGTAATGACAATGCAGCTGGGAGCAGATGTAACATATCATACCAAATACTACGCCCCTGCGTACAACCCGGCCACAGGCCAGTTCCATATACAAGATGAAAGAGAGATAGGAAGCGTTCCTTATATAGATGTTTTTGCAAATGTCCAGTGGAAAAAGGCAACAATATTTATAAAATATCTGAATACCGCTCAAGGCTGGCCTACCGGCGACTACTTCTCGGCTCATCACTATACTATGCCACGCAGGACGATACAAATTGGGATCAACTGGCCATTCTATGTGAAATAG